A stretch of DNA from Scatophagus argus isolate fScaArg1 chromosome 23, fScaArg1.pri, whole genome shotgun sequence:
GGAGCAGCACCAACCAGGACATGGTCCTGTTATGGGATGTTTGATACAgccataaagtgcaggtagGGACAGTATTGTGCACAGTGTAAAAGGTATAAAGTGCAGGTAGAACAGTTGTTGTAAACATTACAAGATACAAGAACAGATGTTTTGATGTGTAGTGAACTCAGTCCAGTCTTTAAGAACTGAGGAGTCTTATTGGttgggggaagaagctgttgcaaGTGATCTTCCAGTATGACAGCAGTTTCATCAAAGCTGCACCCTCAGCTGATAAATGTCTGGACATCACCCGGGTGGTGCAGATTAGTAGGTCAATACCTGAATAAAAGGAGGTGAGAAGCTCTAATTTACCCATTAATCCTGATTTACAACATCCTCATGGCTTACTGTTAAACTTTTTGTAGTTTGCTACACGTTTTGAAGAATGTGTTagcaacattaacatgctgTGTACAAACATTGCACCTGCAAACTTCTTATTTTCTTAACTTTACGCCAGGAATTTAGTTTGTCACTCACAAGTGACATGTCTAAAGTAACCTTTGTTGTGTTGCTCTCTGCAGTCGTGGATGAGACTTCCTGACTGAAAGCAAaatatcagcagcagcagaagctgagGGCACAGGGGAGTGTGCATTGTGGGTTATCTGTGTTAGGAGGAGGTGTGGAGGTCAGAGCCAAATACACAAATGGAGGACAAGTCACACAAAGTTTAAGGTAACACTTTGGGCTGCAGTTATGTTCACAAACCAACAGTAAAATGTGACCAGTCAATCTGTACAAGACAGAAAGGCATGACTAAAACTCCTCCTGTGGAGGCACAGTAGACAGCATGAAACTCCTGCatgtcccacaatgcacctcaGTAGAATGATTTCATTTGACCCTCTGTGCCTGGTAAACACCCACTCGTTTCAAACATGGTTAGTTCTGCTCATCATCAACCTGATATTCACTTTAACTACAACATTAACTATTGTGCCATCTGTTCTTCGACTGAAGTAAAGGATCAAAATACTTGTGTTGTGGACAGGATCTGTAGGTCAGAttcagagagaaactgagagtCACTGAGAGACATcctgtgtgacatcacagagacaaagaacagaCAAGCTCTGACATGATCTCACTTTACTGTTACCTACAAAGTGATTATAAGAAGCTTCTTACAGGTGTGTAGCAGTGGACACAATAAACAACCCAGCCAGATCGTTCTGTGATGACttctgtacatactgtacatgtgatgTCACTGACGCAGACTTGGTTCAGTTGTGAAATCTCTTAGAGAGACTAACCCCAGCAGTACACACagaggtgtgaatgtgtttctgtaaacTCTGGAGACAAAGAGTAGAgtgtttcacagctgacaaGACATCAAAGAAACTGTAACAAGACTTTGTTTCATTGCAAGTTTATTTTATATCAAGTCTTTATATTCATTGAAATTGGTGGAAAGATTTTAGGTGTTCATATTTCAGGACAATTCTAAATAGCCTaacaaaaaatatcttgttatacagaaacaaagtaaagaaacaCGTCCAGGTCTATTGCTTTACACTGGAGTACACGCATTCAGTATTGGTGTTGCTCCTCTGTCTTCTGGATCTGTCAGTCTTGAGATCCTTTAAAGCAGCATAATGAAGGTTCTCTGTGTCTTGACGTAACTGGgaagaaaatatcaaatgatTCATCCCTCTTACAGCAGATACagaacaagagaggaaaaacaaaatgagtgcTCAGGAATCAATtgtgtgtgcaataattaatagTAATGACTGCCTATAGTATATCTGTGCATCCATGACCAACTAGATTGTCCAAGTCCTGACAAACGATGTTTGAAAGCTTAAATTACTCTCTATGACACCTGCCGACAGGTGAGGAAAATAAGATAACATTGTGTTAATAAAATTCCTATGTTTTTCCATTAGAACTTGACACTTACCGCTGCATTTGTAGAAGAAGTTGtggaaaatgtcacattagACTCTGGTtgtgacacacaaaatgaaagccattttatttaattgcaatAATCAGTAAAACTTCCCATTAGCTTTAAACAGTAACAGTTACCTGTATATTGGCAGCTCGTTTTGTTCATCTTGTACACAGTGAAAGCCAGTAACACAACCAGGATGGTGGTGAATGCCAAAGCTGCACTCAAGATATAcacaagagagacaagagagtcCACCTCATCTGTGGAGAGGCAGACACCAGGAGACATTACAGGAGACATTACattcttatgtttttttctcatctgcttTGGGTATTTTGATCTTAAAATAATGCTGGTATGACCATTTGTACATTGAAAGACAGGTACGTCATTCTAATTTTCGCTACAAAGAGATCCCTTAATAAAGCCATGTCAGCTCAAGTAACTGGGGACaactctgtgcgtgtgtgtgcatggttaCTGCTCATGATGAGCGGacatgaaagtgtgtgtgaactggCGAATTCTGTTGAGTGGTCAGTCTGACTAGAAGAAGTGCAGTATAAATTAAATGCACATGAGAATCCACTTCATCTGTCAGGAGGCAGACACCAGAAGACATTacacatttaatgtgttttctaatcTGGTTTGTTATCTATCTTAAAAAGAATTCTGGCTTGACTATTTGATACACTGAAAGAGATGGTGTCAGTCTAAATTTTGCTTCTGATCACTACAAATATATCCCTTCACAAAGCATTTTCAGTGCGAGCAatgggtgtctgtgtgtgcacggTTACTGTTCATGATGAGCCGgcatgaacgtgtgtgtgtgaattgatGAATGCTGACCTTTGCTGTAAAGagctttgagtggtcagtcagactagaagTATCAGCTGTATCAAACGGACTAGCAGTCCATTTACAATTCATATGAGCTTAAACTTGGGACAAGAAATTTGCACAAAACAAGGACTGTAGATGTTTTAGTGTCCACACTGGAGTTGCATTAGGAAGGAGCTACTTCATGGTCAGAGCAGACATGAGTAAGAATTATAGTTAGCAGTAAAGCATTTTAGCATGTGTTTACTACATTAAGGTAGACTTACAAACATGTCTGTTCGGGAGTTATTTATCAAAGAAGACAACCTAAAACAGTTACTCACAGTCAACGTCTAACTTAGTCCAGTCGCTAAACAGAATGTGTCCACATGAGGCAACAGCACAGGAGTAGGTCCCAGCATGAGAAACATTCAGGTTCTTCATTGGCAAGCTGTAgacacaggagtgtgtttgtgtgttgggtTTCCTCTCACACTGATCATTCCTGCCTCCATGGGTGTAAATGAGTCCTGGATGAGATTCTCCAGAGTTTTTGAACCAGTAAACATTGTGTTCTCCATCACAGGTcccagtgtgtactgtacagttcaGAGTCACAGAGCCTCCTGGCTGGATGGTCTCCGATGCTGACTGATGGACCAAAACTGGGGTTTTCAGTTCTGATCCCTTTACGGTGATGGTTGTGCCCTCACAAAATTCAAAAGAATAGAACTTGTTCTTTATGCAGTAGTAAGTACCTGAGTCTGAaatttgaaaatctgaaatcttcAGCTGATATTCATGATTTTCAGTGTGCACTGAGAAACGTGGATTCTTAAATTCATCATGAAAGGTGATGTTGCCATCATAACTGGTGAATGAAGACACCAGCTTTGGGGTGAATCCCACAGTTTCCTTATACCAGTAAAAAGTTAGTGATCCCTTATCAAGACAGAAACACGACAAATTCACACTTTGTCCAACatcaactgacagaaaatgtaatgatgactgctttaaagctgttgtgtgagctgaggagaagataaagaaacaaagcaaacacacatttaattaaattcattcaactgaaaatgttggaatgagctgtactgcagaataaatgaacacacattACAACCAAACATATGGTAATAGTATACATTAAAAGGTAtagcagaggacagacagtaACAAAATACAACTTACCAATATTCACCACAATCAGACAAGCGAAGCACAGAGCAAAGGTTGGAGGTGCCATGTCACTTCAGATGCTGCTATGAGTGAGCTGAATCTCTCTATGTTCTCTCCACTTCACTGAGAGGACTGTGTTTGACCGGCCAATCAGATTGAATGTCTTATTttggaaacactgaacacatgtTCAGTGATCTGCAACACGACAATGCTGGTCTTTACATCTCTCTCTGGTGTGCTAAGAGacaaatattaataacaaaagATAGTATTATGTAAAAAGACACTCACACTTCACATCTAACTTTAAGCTAAGTTATCCACTGAGGTCTATAGTGGGCAAAGTTTGGCATGTGAGAGTCTTTTCACATAGATACATACCTATCTACAGTGAGGAGGGAATCATTTTCATGATTAAGACAAAGACActctgcaaagaaagaaaaaaaatcaataaaatctgaCTTTCAAAACCAGTGAAATGCATATAATACATGTACTCAATACTATAATATGCCGACAGATGTTGAactcacacaagcacaggcagaacatgcaaactccacacagaaggacccagaccaggattagaacctggaaccctgttgttgtgaggcagcagtgctaaccactacaccggtcgtggatcagcggttagggtgtcggacccgtaaccagtgg
This window harbors:
- the LOC124054560 gene encoding uncharacterized protein LOC124054560 codes for the protein MAPPTFALCFACLIVVNIAHTTALKQSSLHFLSVDVGQSVNLSCFCLDKGSLTFYWYKETVGFTPKLVSSFTSYDGNITFHDEFKNPRFSVHTENHEYQLKISDFQISDSGTYYCIKNKFYSFEFCEGTTITVKGSELKTPVLVHQSASETIQPGGSVTLNCTVHTGTCDGEHNVYWFKNSGESHPGLIYTHGGRNDQCERKPNTQTHSCVYSLPMKNLNVSHAGTYSCAVASCGHILFSDWTKLDVDYEVDSLVSLVYILSAALAFTTILVVLLAFTVYKMNKTSCQYTESNVTFSTTSSTNAALRQDTENLHYAALKDLKTDRSRRQRSNTNTECVYSSVKQ